A genomic window from Cytobacillus suaedae includes:
- a CDS encoding phosphatidate cytidylyltransferase gives MKQRIITGIIGAAILLPIVIYGGLPFTVAAYILASIALYELLRMKHITITSFPGILSLLLLWIFLLPNGYQDIITELTISKVEVALLVVLFFLSYTVLKKNKFTFDDVGFVLLAVIYIGIGFFYFIETRGTTLEGLKYIFYALIVIWSTDSGAYFIGRAIGKHKLWPEISPNKTVEGSIGGIVCALLIVFIYQYFVPLNESLLTLVVFTIILSIFGQLGDLVESALKRHFLVKDSGNILPGHGGILDRFDSLLFVLPVLYFLQLMF, from the coding sequence ATGAAACAAAGAATAATTACAGGAATTATAGGAGCAGCCATTCTCTTACCAATTGTAATCTATGGTGGATTGCCATTTACCGTTGCCGCTTATATTCTAGCTTCAATTGCTTTATATGAGTTGTTACGAATGAAACACATCACAATTACTTCTTTTCCCGGCATACTATCTTTATTGTTATTATGGATATTTCTTTTGCCAAATGGATATCAAGATATAATTACTGAGCTAACTATTTCAAAAGTAGAAGTAGCATTACTTGTGGTTTTATTTTTTCTATCCTATACCGTTTTGAAGAAAAACAAATTCACATTTGATGACGTTGGTTTTGTTTTATTAGCTGTGATTTATATTGGAATTGGATTTTTCTATTTTATTGAAACAAGAGGAACTACTTTAGAAGGACTTAAATACATTTTTTATGCATTAATTGTTATTTGGTCCACAGATTCTGGTGCCTATTTTATTGGTCGTGCAATTGGGAAACATAAACTTTGGCCTGAAATTAGTCCTAATAAGACTGTGGAAGGATCCATTGGTGGAATTGTATGTGCCCTATTAATTGTTTTTATTTATCAGTATTTCGTACCATTAAATGAATCTTTACTAACGCTAGTCGTATTCACAATTATTTTATCCATTTTTGGACAACTTGGAGATTTAGTAGAATCTGCTTTAAAGAGACATTTCCTTGTGAAAGACTCAGGAAATATTCTTCCAGGTCATGGTGGTATACTCGATCGATTTGATAGTCTGTTATTTGTTTTACCGGTGCTATACTTTTTACAGCTTATGTTTTAG
- a CDS encoding UMP kinase → MMSAKYQRVVLKLSGEALAGKEGFGINPTVINSVAKQVKEIAEMGVEVAVVVGGGNIWRGKIGSEMGMDRATADYMGMLATVMNSLALQDSLESIGIQTRVQTSIEMRQVAEPYIRRKAIRHLEKKRVVIFAAGTGNPYFSTDTTAALRAAEIEADVILMAKNNVDGVYTADPSKDANAKKYETLSYLDVLKEGLEVMDSTASSLCMDNDIPLIVFSVLEEGNIKRAVLGENIGTIVRGK, encoded by the coding sequence ATTATGAGCGCTAAATATCAACGGGTCGTTTTAAAACTTAGTGGAGAAGCTTTAGCTGGAAAAGAAGGCTTTGGTATTAATCCAACTGTTATTAACTCTGTTGCAAAGCAGGTAAAAGAAATAGCTGAAATGGGTGTTGAAGTAGCAGTCGTAGTAGGCGGTGGAAACATTTGGCGTGGTAAAATCGGTAGTGAGATGGGAATGGACCGTGCAACAGCAGATTACATGGGGATGTTAGCTACCGTTATGAATTCATTAGCTCTACAAGATAGCTTAGAGAGCATTGGCATTCAAACACGAGTACAAACTTCTATTGAAATGCGACAGGTTGCAGAACCTTACATAAGAAGAAAAGCAATTCGCCATTTAGAAAAGAAGCGAGTTGTCATATTTGCTGCTGGAACTGGTAACCCGTATTTTTCAACTGATACGACAGCTGCCTTAAGAGCTGCAGAGATAGAGGCAGATGTAATTCTAATGGCTAAAAACAATGTAGATGGCGTTTACACTGCAGATCCATCAAAAGATGCTAATGCAAAAAAATATGAAACACTATCTTATTTGGATGTACTAAAAGAAGGATTAGAGGTTATGGATTCAACTGCCTCATCTTTATGTATGGATAATGATATTCCATTGATTGTTTTCTCTGTCCTAGAGGAAGGAAACATTAAACGTGCAGTACTAGGTGAAAATATTGGAACAATTGTGAGGGGGAAATAA
- the rpsB gene encoding 30S ribosomal protein S2, translating to MSVISMKQLLEAGVHFGHQTRRWNPKMKRYIFTERNGIYIIDLQKTVKKVEEAYNFVRELAANGGTMLFVGTKKQAQDSVKEEAERSGMYFVNQRWLGGTLTNFETIQKRIKRLKDIERMQEDGTFEVLPKKEVVQLKKELERLEKFLGGIKDMKQLPDALFIIDPRKERIAVAEAHKLNIPIVGIVDTNCDPDEIDYVIPANDDAIRAVKLLTAKIADAIMESKQGEETSA from the coding sequence ATGTCAGTAATCTCTATGAAGCAATTACTTGAAGCTGGTGTTCACTTCGGTCACCAAACTCGCCGTTGGAACCCAAAAATGAAACGTTACATCTTTACAGAGCGTAACGGAATCTACATCATCGACCTTCAAAAAACAGTTAAAAAGGTTGAAGAAGCTTATAACTTTGTAAGAGAATTAGCAGCTAATGGTGGTACTATGCTTTTCGTTGGTACTAAAAAACAAGCTCAAGACTCTGTAAAAGAAGAAGCTGAACGTTCAGGTATGTACTTTGTTAACCAACGTTGGTTAGGTGGTACATTAACTAACTTTGAAACAATCCAAAAACGTATCAAACGTTTAAAAGATATCGAAAGAATGCAAGAAGACGGTACTTTTGAAGTACTACCTAAAAAAGAAGTAGTACAACTTAAGAAAGAATTAGAGCGTCTTGAAAAATTCTTAGGTGGAATTAAAGACATGAAGCAACTTCCTGATGCTTTATTCATTATTGATCCACGTAAAGAGCGTATCGCAGTTGCAGAAGCACATAAATTAAATATCCCTATCGTAGGTATCGTTGATACTAACTGCGATCCAGATGAAATTGATTATGTAATTCCTGCAAACGATGATGCAATTCGTGCTGTTAAATTACTTACAGCTAAAATTGCTGATGCTATTATGGAATCTAAACAAGGTGAAGAAACTTCTGCTTAA
- a CDS encoding isoprenyl transferase: MLGKLKNWKKSAKEFSKEDIIKGQMPNHIAIIMDGNGRWAKKRALPRSAGHHEGMKVVRRVTKLANELGVKVLTVYAFSTENWKRPKLEVDYLMKLPEEFLGTFLPELIEENVQVRIMGDKSALPKHTLNAVEKAVKETTENTGLILNFALNYGSRSEILGAVKQVLEDAKEGTFNLDDLDENLFSSYLMSNKLVDPDLLIRTSGEIRLSNFMLWQLAYTEFWFTDILWPDFKEQHLLEAINEFQQRGRRYGGV; encoded by the coding sequence ATGTTAGGTAAACTAAAAAACTGGAAGAAGAGTGCTAAAGAATTTTCCAAAGAAGATATTATAAAAGGGCAAATGCCAAATCACATTGCAATTATAATGGATGGCAATGGTCGCTGGGCTAAGAAACGTGCACTACCACGCTCAGCAGGTCACCATGAAGGAATGAAGGTTGTTAGAAGAGTTACCAAATTGGCGAATGAACTAGGAGTTAAGGTTCTTACTGTCTATGCTTTTTCAACCGAGAATTGGAAACGTCCTAAATTAGAAGTAGATTATTTAATGAAATTGCCGGAAGAATTTTTAGGCACTTTTTTACCAGAATTAATTGAGGAAAATGTACAGGTTCGAATCATGGGAGATAAATCTGCTTTGCCAAAGCATACGTTGAATGCTGTAGAGAAAGCAGTAAAAGAAACAACAGAAAATACAGGATTAATTTTAAATTTTGCATTAAATTATGGCAGCCGTTCAGAAATTTTGGGTGCTGTTAAACAAGTTCTAGAAGATGCGAAAGAGGGGACATTTAATCTTGATGATTTAGATGAAAATCTATTTTCCTCATACTTAATGTCTAATAAACTGGTTGATCCTGATTTACTAATTAGAACTAGTGGTGAAATTCGGTTAAGTAATTTCATGCTCTGGCAATTAGCTTATACAGAGTTTTGGTTTACAGATATACTTTGGCCGGATTTTAAAGAGCAACATTTACTTGAAGCAATCAATGAATTTCAACAACGTGGCCGTCGTTATGGTGGAGTATAA
- the rseP gene encoding RIP metalloprotease RseP, translating to MNTVIAFIIIFGALVFFHELGHLMLAKRAGILCREFAIGFGPKVFSFKKNETVYTIRLLPIGGFVRMAGEDPEVIEVKPGYNIGIQLDNQGKVNKIILNNKDKHPNARIIEVEQADLEHDLFITGYEEGNDEQLQRFEVSDRAFFVVDEQETQIAPYSRQFSSKTLTQRTLAIAAGPAMNFVLAFFIFLTIGILQGTFVNEPILGELTKDGSALEAGLKQGDVVTSIEGTSVDSWNDVVEIIQKNPDQEINFSIVRDGQTMQIPVTPDIREIEGKSIGIIGVYKPMEKSFVGAIKNGFVETYLWTKEILVGLGKLVTGQFSIDMLSGPVGIYDMTDEVAQSGIYYLMRWAAILSINLGIVNLLPIPALDGGRLLFFAVEAVRGKPIDRHKEGMVHFIGFALLMLLMLVVTWNDIQRFFL from the coding sequence GTGAATACAGTTATTGCCTTTATTATTATATTTGGTGCGCTCGTTTTCTTTCATGAACTTGGACATCTAATGCTAGCAAAACGAGCCGGAATACTTTGCCGGGAATTTGCGATTGGCTTTGGACCTAAGGTTTTCTCCTTTAAGAAAAATGAAACCGTTTATACGATCCGCCTATTGCCAATCGGAGGGTTTGTTCGTATGGCAGGTGAAGATCCCGAAGTAATCGAAGTTAAGCCTGGTTACAACATAGGTATTCAACTAGATAATCAAGGCAAAGTTAATAAAATTATTTTGAATAATAAGGATAAGCATCCGAATGCACGAATTATAGAAGTCGAGCAGGCAGATTTAGAGCATGATCTGTTTATTACTGGTTATGAAGAAGGTAATGATGAACAATTGCAACGATTTGAAGTGAGTGATAGGGCCTTTTTTGTCGTAGATGAACAGGAGACGCAAATTGCTCCTTATTCTAGACAATTTTCTTCAAAAACACTGACACAAAGAACATTGGCTATTGCAGCAGGCCCAGCAATGAATTTTGTATTGGCATTCTTTATCTTTTTAACAATTGGTATTCTACAAGGAACCTTTGTTAATGAACCCATTTTAGGGGAATTAACAAAGGATGGATCAGCGTTAGAGGCTGGATTAAAGCAAGGAGACGTTGTTACATCGATTGAAGGTACTTCTGTAGATTCATGGAATGATGTAGTGGAAATAATACAAAAAAATCCTGACCAAGAGATTAACTTTTCTATCGTTCGTGATGGGCAAACAATGCAAATACCTGTTACACCTGATATAAGAGAAATTGAAGGTAAATCAATTGGGATAATTGGTGTATATAAGCCAATGGAAAAATCATTTGTTGGAGCAATAAAAAATGGGTTTGTAGAAACGTACTTATGGACCAAAGAAATACTTGTTGGCTTGGGCAAGTTGGTTACAGGTCAGTTCTCAATTGATATGCTTTCAGGACCAGTAGGTATATATGATATGACAGATGAAGTAGCACAGTCTGGTATCTATTACCTTATGAGATGGGCTGCCATCCTAAGTATTAATTTAGGAATCGTTAATTTATTACCAATTCCTGCACTTGATGGTGGTAGATTATTATTCTTTGCGGTTGAAGCTGTAAGAGGAAAACCAATTGATCGTCATAAGGAAGGTATGGTTCATTTTATCGGCTTTGCTCTTTTAATGTTATTGATGTTGGTTGTTACTTGGAATGATATTCAAAGATTTTTCTTATAA
- a CDS encoding elongation factor Ts: MAVTAQMVKELREKTGAGMMDCKKALTETNGDMEKAIDYLREKGIAKAAKKSDRIAAEGTTYIEVQGNKAVILEVNSETDFVAKNEGFKVLTSNLAAHLLANNPATVEEALEQKMDNGETVQEHINSAIAKIGEKLSLRRYAVVTKTDADAFGAYLHMGGRIGVLSLLEGTTDDAVAKDVAMHAAAANPKYISRDQVSQEETEREREVLTQQALNEGKPENIVAKMVEGRLSKFFEDICLLDQSFIKNPDLKVRQYVESKGATVKSFVRYEVGEGIEKRVDNFAEEVMSQVKK, encoded by the coding sequence ATGGCTGTTACTGCTCAAATGGTAAAAGAATTACGTGAAAAAACTGGTGCTGGTATGATGGATTGCAAAAAAGCACTAACTGAAACAAATGGTGATATGGAAAAAGCAATCGATTATCTTCGTGAAAAAGGTATTGCTAAAGCGGCTAAAAAATCAGACCGTATTGCTGCTGAAGGAACTACTTACATCGAGGTTCAAGGTAACAAAGCTGTTATCTTAGAAGTGAACTCTGAAACAGACTTCGTTGCAAAAAATGAAGGATTTAAAGTATTAACTTCAAACTTAGCTGCTCACCTTCTTGCAAATAACCCAGCAACAGTTGAAGAAGCTTTAGAGCAAAAAATGGATAACGGTGAAACTGTTCAAGAACATATTAACAGTGCTATCGCTAAAATCGGTGAAAAACTTTCATTACGTCGTTATGCTGTTGTAACAAAAACAGATGCTGATGCATTTGGTGCATACCTTCACATGGGCGGTCGTATTGGTGTTCTTTCATTACTCGAAGGTACAACTGATGATGCTGTTGCAAAAGATGTTGCAATGCATGCTGCTGCTGCAAATCCTAAATATATTTCTCGTGATCAAGTTTCACAAGAAGAAACAGAGCGTGAGCGTGAAGTATTAACTCAACAAGCATTAAACGAAGGTAAACCTGAAAATATTGTTGCGAAAATGGTAGAAGGTCGTCTAAGCAAATTCTTCGAAGATATTTGTTTATTAGATCAAAGCTTCATAAAAAATCCAGACTTAAAAGTACGTCAATATGTAGAATCTAAAGGCGCTACTGTAAAAAGCTTTGTTCGTTATGAAGTAGGAGAAGGTATCGAGAAGCGTGTAGATAATTTCGCTGAAGAAGTAATGAGCCAAGTTAAGAAGTAA
- a CDS encoding proline--tRNA ligase, protein MKQSMTLIPTLREVPADAEIKSHQLLLRAGFIRQNASGIYSYMPLARKVLQKVEAIVREEMERAGAVELLMPALTPAELWQESKRWYSYGPELMRMKDRHERDFVIGPTHEEVITSLVRDEVKSYKRLPLNLYQIQTKFRDEKRPRFGLLRGREFIMKDAYSFHASQESLDEAYQKMFTAYSNIFTRCGLNFRAVIADSGAMGGKDTHEFMVLSDVGEDTIAYSDSSSFAANIEMAPVVTNYEKSNETPKELEKVKTEGQKTIEEVSSFLDVDQTKCIKSLLFKVDDRFVLVLVRGDHEVNDIKVKNLLEATSVELASPEETRSIMNCSIGSLGPININDEVNVIADYAVQTIVNGVCGANEEDYHFVGVNPERDFTVNQYEDLRFIQEGDPSPDGEGTILFARGIEVGHVFKLGTRYSEAMEATYLDENGRTQHMIMGCYGIGVSRTMAAVAEQYNDENGLMWPTALAPYEVHVIPVNNKNDAQRELAEELYSDLQGKGFEVLYDDRAERPGVKFADSDLIGIPVRITVGKRAEEGIVEVKVRLNGETLEVHTENLIETLRTFIVK, encoded by the coding sequence ATGAAACAAAGTATGACGCTTATTCCTACACTTAGGGAAGTTCCAGCAGATGCAGAAATTAAAAGTCATCAATTACTATTAAGGGCTGGTTTTATACGCCAGAATGCAAGTGGAATCTACAGTTATATGCCACTTGCTAGAAAAGTGTTACAGAAAGTTGAGGCAATCGTTCGTGAGGAGATGGAACGTGCTGGAGCAGTTGAATTGCTTATGCCAGCTTTGACACCTGCTGAGCTGTGGCAGGAATCCAAGCGTTGGTATTCATATGGTCCTGAGTTAATGCGTATGAAAGATCGTCACGAGCGTGACTTTGTGATTGGACCTACTCACGAAGAAGTAATTACAAGTCTAGTAAGAGATGAGGTTAAGTCATATAAGAGACTTCCTTTAAATCTATATCAAATTCAGACGAAATTTAGAGACGAGAAAAGACCTCGTTTTGGATTATTACGTGGACGAGAGTTTATTATGAAAGATGCATACTCTTTTCATGCTAGTCAAGAGAGCTTAGACGAAGCTTATCAGAAAATGTTTACGGCCTATTCAAATATTTTCACAAGATGCGGTTTGAATTTCCGTGCAGTTATTGCTGATTCTGGTGCAATGGGTGGTAAAGATACGCATGAATTTATGGTGCTGTCTGATGTTGGAGAAGATACAATTGCTTACTCAGATTCATCGAGTTTTGCGGCTAATATTGAAATGGCTCCGGTAGTTACCAACTATGAAAAGAGTAATGAGACACCAAAAGAACTAGAAAAAGTAAAAACTGAAGGACAAAAAACGATTGAAGAGGTTTCATCTTTCCTTGACGTTGACCAAACGAAATGTATCAAATCTCTATTATTTAAAGTAGATGATCGTTTTGTACTTGTACTAGTGCGAGGCGATCATGAGGTAAATGATATAAAGGTAAAAAATCTTTTGGAAGCTACCTCTGTTGAACTGGCTTCTCCTGAAGAAACACGTTCTATTATGAACTGTTCGATTGGTTCATTAGGTCCAATCAACATTAATGATGAAGTAAACGTAATTGCAGATTATGCAGTTCAAACTATAGTTAATGGTGTATGTGGTGCTAATGAAGAGGACTACCATTTCGTAGGAGTGAATCCTGAACGAGATTTTACTGTTAACCAATATGAAGACCTTCGTTTTATTCAAGAGGGTGATCCATCTCCAGACGGCGAAGGAACGATTCTTTTTGCTCGTGGTATTGAGGTTGGACATGTCTTTAAATTAGGTACACGTTATAGTGAGGCGATGGAAGCTACGTATCTAGATGAAAACGGAAGAACTCAGCACATGATTATGGGATGTTACGGTATTGGTGTTTCCCGAACAATGGCTGCTGTTGCAGAGCAATATAATGACGAAAACGGTTTAATGTGGCCAACTGCTCTTGCTCCTTATGAAGTGCATGTGATTCCTGTTAATAATAAAAATGATGCACAGCGCGAACTCGCAGAGGAATTATATTCAGACCTACAAGGCAAAGGCTTTGAGGTATTATATGATGACCGTGCAGAACGTCCAGGTGTAAAATTTGCGGATTCTGATTTAATTGGAATTCCAGTACGTATTACAGTTGGAAAACGAGCAGAAGAAGGTATCGTTGAAGTGAAGGTTCGTTTAAATGGGGAAACATTGGAAGTTCATACTGAAAATCTCATCGAAACTTTACGTACTTTTATAGTAAAATAA
- the frr gene encoding ribosome recycling factor yields the protein MPKSTLNQVKDKMEKAIQAYSRELATVRAGRANPALLDKVTVDYYGAPTPINQLGSINVPEARMLVIQPYDKTVLGSIEKAIIKADLGLNPSNDGSIIRIAIPALTEERRRELVKVVKKYSEEAKIAVRNIRRDGNDDLKKLEKNGDITEDELRGYTDDVQKLTDDYIAKVETITKEKEKEIMEV from the coding sequence ATGCCAAAAAGTACACTTAATCAGGTGAAAGATAAAATGGAAAAGGCAATTCAAGCTTATTCACGTGAGCTTGCTACTGTAAGAGCTGGTAGAGCTAATCCTGCACTTCTTGACAAAGTAACAGTTGATTATTACGGTGCCCCAACACCTATTAACCAACTGGGTTCGATAAATGTCCCTGAAGCTCGTATGCTTGTTATTCAACCCTACGATAAAACTGTTTTAGGGAGTATTGAAAAAGCAATTATCAAAGCAGATTTAGGATTAAATCCATCAAATGATGGTTCAATTATCAGGATTGCCATTCCTGCTTTAACAGAAGAGCGTCGTCGCGAATTAGTTAAGGTAGTTAAAAAGTACTCAGAAGAAGCAAAAATTGCAGTACGTAACATTCGTCGTGATGGTAATGATGATTTAAAGAAACTTGAAAAAAATGGTGATATCACAGAAGATGAATTGCGCGGTTACACAGATGATGTTCAAAAACTTACAGATGATTATATTGCTAAAGTAGAAACAATCACAAAAGAAAAAGAAAAAGAAATCATGGAAGTATAA
- a CDS encoding 1-deoxy-D-xylulose-5-phosphate reductoisomerase produces the protein MKKISLLGATGSIGQQTLDVIKAHPGELELVAMSLGDNIEFGRKIIMDFSPKMVSVRNKEACDTLKTEFTNGITFLYGEEGLVEVATYHEATILVNAVVGSVGLIPTLKAIEAKKTIAIANKETLVTAGHIVMDAAKKHGVSILPVDSEHSAIFQCLQGENEKNIEKIILTGSGGSFRDKARHELEGVTVEEALNHPNWSMGAKITIDSATMMNKGLEVIEAHWLFQLPYDQIEVVLHKESIIHSMVEFHDKSVIAQLGTPDMRVPIQYALSYPDRLMLPSTKSLNLWEVGTLHFSKVDFERYRCLNLAYHAGKIGGTMPTVLNAANEVAVAAFLKGSIPFLTIEAILEKSLEKHQSISNPSLDVIKEVDLEARAYVREQLLQ, from the coding sequence TTGAAGAAAATAAGTTTGTTAGGCGCGACAGGCTCTATCGGTCAACAAACTCTTGATGTCATCAAAGCCCATCCAGGGGAATTAGAATTAGTAGCGATGTCTTTGGGTGATAACATAGAGTTTGGTCGTAAAATCATTATGGATTTTAGCCCCAAAATGGTTTCCGTTAGAAATAAGGAAGCTTGTGATACATTAAAAACAGAATTCACGAATGGAATAACTTTTCTTTATGGAGAAGAAGGTTTAGTAGAAGTAGCTACATATCATGAAGCAACTATACTTGTAAATGCAGTAGTAGGAAGTGTTGGATTGATTCCTACATTGAAAGCTATTGAAGCAAAAAAAACAATTGCAATTGCTAATAAGGAAACCTTGGTCACTGCTGGACATATTGTTATGGATGCAGCAAAAAAACACGGAGTTTCAATTTTACCTGTTGATAGTGAGCACTCAGCAATCTTTCAATGTTTGCAAGGAGAGAATGAAAAAAATATAGAAAAGATTATCTTAACTGGATCTGGTGGTAGCTTTAGGGATAAGGCCAGACATGAGCTTGAAGGTGTGACAGTAGAAGAAGCGCTTAATCATCCAAACTGGTCAATGGGTGCTAAGATAACGATTGATTCTGCCACCATGATGAACAAAGGTTTGGAAGTAATTGAGGCTCATTGGCTATTCCAACTACCATATGATCAAATTGAGGTTGTTTTACATAAGGAAAGTATTATTCACTCGATGGTTGAATTTCATGATAAAAGTGTAATAGCCCAGCTTGGAACACCAGATATGAGGGTACCTATACAATACGCACTAAGCTACCCAGATCGACTAATGTTGCCATCAACAAAGTCCTTAAATCTTTGGGAAGTCGGAACTTTACATTTTAGTAAAGTCGATTTTGAGCGCTACCGTTGTTTAAATTTAGCTTATCATGCTGGGAAAATTGGCGGTACAATGCCAACCGTATTAAATGCAGCAAATGAGGTTGCTGTAGCAGCTTTTCTCAAGGGCTCTATACCTTTTCTAACAATTGAAGCAATACTTGAAAAGTCACTTGAAAAACATCAGTCAATTTCTAATCCTTCATTGGATGTCATTAAAGAAGTGGACCTTGAAGCACGTGCTTATGTAAGAGAACAACTCCTTCAATAA